The Clostridia bacterium genome window below encodes:
- the fliS gene encoding flagellar export chaperone FliS has translation MYQAQAYQAYQQNQVMTAPPEKLVAMLYEGAVRFLTQAAQACEARNIPEAHQNLIKAQNIIAELMSNVNRDVGEVGENLFLLYDFMYRRLVEANVKKDVKIILEVKELVESLRDTWQEAVRLAKGSAQAAASK, from the coding sequence TTGTATCAAGCCCAAGCCTATCAAGCATACCAGCAGAATCAAGTGATGACGGCACCGCCGGAAAAACTGGTGGCGATGCTCTATGAAGGAGCGGTACGCTTCCTGACCCAAGCCGCCCAGGCCTGCGAGGCGAGGAACATTCCGGAAGCCCATCAGAACCTGATCAAAGCTCAAAATATCATTGCCGAGCTGATGTCTAATGTGAATCGCGACGTAGGAGAAGTCGGGGAGAATCTGTTTCTTCTCTACGATTTCATGTATCGCCGCCTGGTGGAAGCCAACGTGAAAAAGGACGTCAAAATCATCCTAGAAGTAAAAGAACTGGTGGAATCGCTAAGGGACACCTGGCAGGAGGCCGTGCGCCTGGCTAAAGGAAGTGCCCAAGCAGCAGCTTCCAAATAA
- a CDS encoding sensor histidine kinase gives MMGPIFAELLNKMGFIILCAYLLSRLPQMKRVMLKSKINWQETILLSVAFGIIGILGTYFGIPVQGAIANSRVVGVLAGALLAGPWVGFGAGLLAGGHRFLIDIGGFTALACGLSTFTEGILGGIFYMLYKGRQPKWYDAFYIGLIAEMMQMGIILLVAKPFSAALELVKVIWLPMVTVNALGVALMVAIIQSIYQEKDRIGAHAAQIALKIANQTLPYFRKGLTPETALQAAKIIMNSVPVDAVAITDTERTLAHVGIGHDHHRPNQPIMTRLTTKVLRGDQHFVANSRAEIGCPFPGCPLGSAVTVPLKEKDRIIGALKLYRAEEQKITTVDVELTLGLAQLFSTQLELARIEYQASLLNKAELKALQAQINPHFLFNALNTITSLVRSDPEKARHLLVSLGDFFRNNLQQAEDLVPLHRELQHVRSYVALEEARFGDKLKVIFDIDPSFSCYLPPFTLQPLVENAIKHGLLPKKHGGTVTVCGTKDKHGYLIKVIDNGVGIEPNRIKKLLSENGVTGCIGIANVNNRLKNVFGPECGLQINSNFGQGTEVVLRIPKNFTEVSKVV, from the coding sequence ATGATGGGGCCCATCTTTGCCGAGCTTTTAAATAAAATGGGATTTATCATTCTCTGTGCTTATCTCCTGAGCCGCCTGCCGCAGATGAAAAGGGTGATGCTGAAAAGCAAAATCAACTGGCAGGAAACCATTTTGTTATCCGTGGCTTTTGGCATCATCGGCATCCTGGGCACTTATTTCGGCATTCCCGTGCAAGGGGCCATCGCCAACTCCCGGGTGGTGGGGGTGCTGGCCGGGGCTCTTCTGGCCGGCCCCTGGGTAGGGTTCGGCGCGGGGCTTCTGGCAGGCGGGCACCGGTTTTTGATTGACATCGGCGGCTTTACCGCCCTGGCCTGCGGGCTTTCCACCTTCACCGAAGGCATCTTAGGCGGCATTTTCTATATGTTGTATAAAGGGCGGCAGCCCAAATGGTACGACGCCTTCTATATCGGCCTCATCGCGGAAATGATGCAAATGGGCATTATTCTTTTGGTCGCCAAACCTTTTTCCGCGGCCCTGGAACTGGTGAAAGTCATCTGGCTGCCCATGGTGACGGTCAACGCTTTAGGGGTAGCCTTAATGGTGGCCATTATCCAGAGCATTTACCAGGAAAAGGACCGCATCGGCGCTCATGCGGCGCAAATCGCCCTGAAAATCGCCAACCAGACCCTGCCCTATTTTCGTAAGGGCTTAACGCCGGAAACAGCTTTACAAGCGGCGAAGATCATCATGAACTCCGTCCCGGTGGATGCGGTGGCCATCACCGACACGGAACGCACTTTAGCCCACGTGGGCATCGGCCATGACCACCACCGCCCCAACCAGCCCATCATGACCAGACTCACCACTAAAGTACTAAGAGGGGACCAGCATTTCGTGGCCAACAGCCGGGCGGAAATCGGCTGCCCCTTTCCCGGCTGCCCCCTGGGCTCCGCCGTGACGGTGCCGTTAAAAGAAAAAGACCGCATCATCGGGGCCCTGAAACTCTACCGCGCGGAAGAGCAAAAAATCACAACGGTAGACGTCGAACTTACCCTGGGCTTGGCCCAGCTGTTTTCCACCCAGCTGGAGCTGGCCCGGATCGAATACCAGGCGAGTTTATTGAATAAAGCTGAACTGAAAGCACTACAAGCCCAAATCAATCCCCACTTTCTGTTTAATGCCCTGAATACCATCACTTCTCTCGTTCGTTCCGATCCGGAAAAAGCCCGGCACCTTTTGGTCAGTTTAGGGGATTTCTTCCGCAACAACCTGCAGCAGGCGGAAGACCTGGTGCCTCTCCACCGGGAACTGCAGCACGTCCGCTCCTACGTGGCTTTGGAAGAAGCCCGTTTTGGGGACAAATTGAAGGTGATCTTCGATATCGACCCCTCCTTCTCATGCTACCTGCCTCCTTTCACCCTGCAGCCCCTGGTGGAAAACGCCATTAAGCACGGGCTCTTGCCGAAAAAGCACGGGGGCACCGTCACCGTCTGCGGCACGAAGGATAAACACGGCTATTTGATCAAAGTCATCGACAACGGCGTCGGCATCGAACCGAACCGCATCAAAAAGCTCCTTTCGGAAAACGGCGTGACCGGTTGTATCGGTATTGCCAACGTGAACAACCGGCTGAAAAACGTCTTCGGCCCGGAATGCGGGTTGCAAATCAACAGCAATTTCGGGCAGGGAACGGAGGTGGTACTGCGCATTCCGAAAAACTTTACGGAGGTGAGCAAGGTTGTATAA
- a CDS encoding response regulator transcription factor, whose translation MYKAFVVDDEKPSRDELVYLLKQVEDITVIGEAGSGEDALDEIIQKRPDIVFLDIELHDMNGLELAEQVLSVYNPHIVFATAYDAYAIKAFELQALDYLLKPFSAQRLSATINRLRQMSEPDEKQLAKILDLLERKQHKESSKIPINRDGKILLLPKDKIVFVETQERNCVVHSEAGEFHVPGSLSDWEVKLQGYPFFRVHRSFIINLDKVKEVIPWFQNTYQVVMDGYESTPLPVGRNKIALLKEFLNL comes from the coding sequence TTGTATAAAGCCTTTGTGGTCGATGACGAGAAGCCCTCCCGGGATGAACTGGTGTACCTGTTGAAACAGGTGGAGGACATCACGGTGATCGGTGAGGCCGGCTCCGGCGAAGACGCCCTCGATGAGATAATCCAAAAACGGCCGGACATCGTGTTCTTGGACATCGAGCTCCACGACATGAACGGGCTGGAGCTGGCGGAACAAGTTCTCTCCGTGTACAACCCCCATATTGTCTTCGCCACGGCTTACGACGCCTATGCCATCAAGGCCTTTGAACTGCAAGCCCTGGACTATCTATTGAAGCCCTTTTCCGCCCAAAGGCTCAGCGCCACCATCAACCGGCTGCGGCAGATGAGTGAACCGGATGAAAAGCAACTGGCCAAAATCCTGGATCTCTTGGAGAGAAAACAGCACAAGGAATCTTCCAAAATCCCCATTAACCGGGACGGCAAGATCCTGCTCTTGCCCAAAGACAAGATCGTCTTCGTGGAAACCCAGGAGCGAAACTGCGTCGTCCACAGTGAAGCCGGCGAGTTCCATGTCCCCGGCAGCCTGAGCGATTGGGAAGTCAAGCTGCAGGGCTATCCCTTTTTCCGCGTCCACCGCAGTTTTATCATCAACCTGGATAAAGTGAAGGAAGTCATTCCCTGGTTTCAAAACACTTACCAGGTGGTCATGGACGGGTATGAGAGCACCCCTCTCCCGGTAGGGAGAAACAAGATTGCCTTGCTGAAAGAGTTTCTTAATCTGTAA
- a CDS encoding flagellar protein FlaG produces MQVIPGGNIGKNEVVSVVVNKPKRGSDTLPSDPKTGEGAGYQNQLAAQEEKGVISEAEVIKAIERANKSLEGVYTQFEFSIHEQTREIMVKVIDRETGELIREIPPEKILDLIAKMWELAGILVDERV; encoded by the coding sequence ATGCAAGTTATACCCGGCGGTAATATCGGCAAGAATGAAGTGGTCAGTGTTGTCGTGAATAAACCCAAGCGGGGTAGTGACACATTGCCATCTGACCCTAAGACAGGGGAAGGTGCGGGATACCAGAACCAGTTAGCAGCCCAGGAAGAAAAGGGAGTTATCAGTGAAGCGGAAGTCATCAAGGCCATCGAGCGTGCCAATAAGTCCTTGGAAGGTGTTTACACTCAATTTGAATTCTCCATTCATGAACAAACCAGGGAAATCATGGTCAAAGTCATCGACCGGGAAACGGGGGAACTGATCCGGGAAATCCCCCCGGAGAAGATACTGGACTTGATTGCTAAAATGTGGGAGCTGGCCGGCATCCTGGTGGATGAACGGGTGTGA
- the fliD gene encoding flagellar filament capping protein FliD, whose translation MSNLRVGGLATGMDLESIVKDLMKVEQLKLDKLEQQKTRIQWLQEAYNSINKTFANFILETQKALGLARAGSSGLIKQSVSSLTWVKSATSSNEAVLKAQAKTNAVSGNYTFEVQQLATSWSAASKEVTDDVDLTKLGDEVILQVTVDGTETTISLKPTDSEDMVTVTIGGNSIQVEPKLSAIAEAITKANVGITAQFIVSDAGTGKGYFVMQATKTGSAVNVARSGGDSFFQDIGWQETPGQDAKIVMKVGNNELEFSFSSNQFSLNNIDFTIKDTGTVTVTVDTDVEGVYQKIVDFVNQYNELVDKINSLLTEKVYRDYQPLTKEQKEAMSEKEIELWEEKAKSGLLNRDIYLSRIAQQLRSGLYESVNGKHLTSIGITTERYVAGSMGGKLVIDEYKLKEAIKNDVGSVLDLLFAQPGSETEDSKQRSETGVVNRIYSDLIEGMKQIINKAGHGNDAALYRSVDSRMLLDFVSKYGSISMLQKDMSKLNDRIYVFQQQMLRKENQYWAQFTALEKAINRMNAQAAWLAMQFGGQG comes from the coding sequence ATGAGTAACCTGCGGGTGGGCGGTTTAGCCACGGGTATGGATTTGGAAAGCATTGTGAAAGACCTGATGAAAGTGGAGCAGCTGAAACTAGATAAATTGGAGCAGCAAAAGACCAGAATCCAGTGGCTGCAGGAGGCATACAACAGTATTAACAAAACCTTCGCCAATTTTATTTTGGAAACCCAAAAAGCCCTGGGCCTGGCCCGGGCCGGTTCCAGCGGGCTCATCAAGCAGTCCGTGAGCAGTTTGACCTGGGTGAAATCGGCCACGTCGAGTAATGAGGCGGTTCTTAAGGCCCAAGCGAAAACTAATGCTGTAAGCGGCAATTATACTTTCGAGGTACAGCAATTGGCTACTAGCTGGTCGGCGGCCAGTAAGGAAGTAACTGATGATGTAGACTTAACCAAATTAGGCGACGAGGTAATACTCCAGGTTACCGTTGATGGCACGGAGACTACAATTTCTTTGAAGCCGACGGATAGTGAAGATATGGTTACGGTTACTATCGGCGGTAACAGTATACAAGTGGAGCCTAAACTATCAGCTATTGCTGAAGCGATCACCAAGGCAAATGTAGGCATCACGGCTCAGTTCATAGTGAGCGACGCCGGGACGGGAAAAGGTTATTTTGTTATGCAAGCTACCAAAACGGGCAGTGCAGTGAATGTTGCCAGAAGCGGCGGGGATAGTTTCTTTCAGGATATCGGATGGCAGGAGACCCCTGGTCAGGATGCCAAGATCGTGATGAAAGTGGGAAACAATGAACTTGAGTTTAGTTTCTCCTCAAACCAGTTTTCCTTGAACAATATTGACTTTACAATTAAAGATACCGGTACTGTGACCGTTACGGTGGATACCGATGTGGAAGGCGTTTACCAGAAAATCGTTGATTTCGTAAACCAGTATAATGAACTGGTTGATAAGATTAACAGCTTGCTCACCGAAAAAGTCTACCGGGATTACCAGCCCTTGACCAAAGAACAAAAAGAGGCCATGTCCGAAAAGGAAATCGAGCTGTGGGAGGAAAAGGCCAAAAGCGGCTTGCTTAACCGGGATATTTACCTAAGCCGGATTGCCCAGCAGCTTCGTTCCGGCCTGTACGAGTCCGTTAACGGCAAACATCTTACCAGTATCGGCATTACGACGGAACGATACGTGGCCGGCTCCATGGGAGGCAAGCTGGTCATTGATGAATACAAACTGAAAGAAGCCATCAAGAATGATGTGGGTTCTGTGCTGGACTTATTGTTTGCCCAGCCCGGCTCCGAAACGGAAGACAGCAAGCAGCGGAGCGAAACGGGTGTGGTCAACCGGATTTACAGTGACCTCATCGAAGGTATGAAGCAGATCATCAACAAAGCCGGTCACGGTAACGATGCCGCTTTATACCGGAGTGTTGACAGCAGGATGCTGCTGGACTTTGTTTCAAAGTATGGAAGTATCAGTATGCTCCAAAAGGACATGAGCAAGCTCAATGACCGCATATACGTTTTCCAGCAGCAGATGCTGCGCAAGGAAAACCAGTACTGGGCGCAATTTACCGCTTTGGAGAAAGCCATTAACCGGATGAACGCCCAAGCGGCTTGGCTGGCGATGCAGTTCGGTGGCCAAGGATAA